Below is a window of Anaerolineales bacterium DNA.
GACAGACCGCTCATAGGCGATCAACTGTCCGATCGGTAGGCAAAGTACAGTGGCGATTGCGTCTTCCAAGCCGGAGTGGAATTCCACGTCGGCATCGCTCTCACCGAGCGCAAAGCACCTTCCACCCAATGACTGCACCTCCTCTAGGACCGCGCCTTCGGAGTCGGCCCGGGCTGACGACCGAAGTCCGACCAACAGCGTCGTCGGCGTGACCATCGCTTTGGGCCCATGCCGGAACTCCATGAAGTGAAACGGTTCGCTGTGGCTGAGTGACATCTCCTTCATCTTCAGGCTCAACTCGCATGCCAGGCCGTAGCGCGGCCCGCTGCCGAGCCAATAGAATCGGTCCAACGTCTCGTCGCCGCCAAGGTCCGCCGCGAGCGGGCGGTACTGCCTGATCAGGCGACTGGCGCAGTCGCCTAGCCGATCCAACGCCGAGAACAGTCGATCCTGGTCCGCCCAGAGTGCCGCCAGGGACACGGCGGCAAGGTACAGGGTGCTGAAGGCGCGCGTCTGGGCAATCGAGCGCTCCTGCCCGGATTCCAGAACGAGATTGAATCGGCCCATGGCGGCCAGGGGCGCCTTGGGGTAGCACGACAGGGTTACCAGATCACTTCGACCCGACTCCAGAAAAGCGCTGCAGGCCGAGAGGGTTTCCGTCGTCTCTCCAGACCGGCTCAGCGCCACGAGCATAGTCTTGCGTGCGGAAAGGCAAGTTGAAGGATGGAGCCAGATTTCGGAGGCAGGCAGTCCCCGGGCTGTCAGCCCCGTGAGGCCCTGGAAGAGTGCGGCTGCGGCCAACGACAGGTAGTAGGTCGAGCCGCAGCCGGTGAAGACCACCTCGTGCAAGCCCGGCTGGCGCAAGGAGGCCAGCTCACTGCGCTGCGCCTTGATCACCCTCAAGGCGGCCTGCCAGGCCTCCGGCTGAGAGAGGATTTCCTCCAAGGTGTGTTCCCCCGGCCCACTCATCCGTCTACCCTCGGCGGCCGGCGGCGCTAGCGGCCCGATTCATCTTCTGCTTGGGAATGGCGACCAGCAGCAGCGCGCCTTCGAAAGCTACTTCCAGCGAGACGTCGTGGGGGCCTTGGGCGGCCCCGAGATCGCGGTCGTTGACGTAGTCCAGCAAGCGATAGTGACCGGAACCGAGGCCGCGGAGCACGACCCGCCCGGCGAAGCGATCCGTCGTCTTCTCCGTGTAGAAGGCGTAGTACAACCGCTCGCCCTTGCGGATGAGGTGTCCCTCCGGCCGGTCAAAGGCCAGGTCGTACCGGTTCAGGTACTCGCCGGATGCGAGCCGGTGTTCGTTGTACAGGCCGAACCACTTGTGCCAGAGCGCCTCCTTCTCGGGAGT
It encodes the following:
- a CDS encoding SIS domain-containing protein, coding for MSGPGEHTLEEILSQPEAWQAALRVIKAQRSELASLRQPGLHEVVFTGCGSTYYLSLAAAALFQGLTGLTARGLPASEIWLHPSTCLSARKTMLVALSRSGETTETLSACSAFLESGRSDLVTLSCYPKAPLAAMGRFNLVLESGQERSIAQTRAFSTLYLAAVSLAALWADQDRLFSALDRLGDCASRLIRQYRPLAADLGGDETLDRFYWLGSGPRYGLACELSLKMKEMSLSHSEPFHFMEFRHGPKAMVTPTTLLVGLRSSARADSEGAVLEEVQSLGGRCFALGESDADVEFHSGLEDAIATVLCLPIGQLIAYERSVSKGLDPDKPHNLDSVVRLS